The Oryzias latipes chromosome 1, ASM223467v1 genome contains a region encoding:
- the LOC111947980 gene encoding uncharacterized protein LOC111947980 — protein MYREPKPNQDAVCQILDLGFQSRKAFIESDVLKEDDRPTKILEAYPCFKELHHVMEELRWIQDMGNGKFRCQVQDRWEDFCSLVQFYRVWKKVLKPPMNLSGVEHNVALFRALPTLFPSPTSPLKKLAHASEALLHVLEPTDDPAKYLEKRSFSSPVLLFDGSCCLVASGETPITTFAKEDLGHRLFYLLAYHYTFHLTHPKFVATLLCQSDRNIEGQYSRAGHHKFIKKVSAE, from the exons ATGTATAGAGAACCAAAACCAAACCAAGATGCTGTCTGCCAGATCCTTGACCTCGGATTTCAGTCAAGAAAAGCCTTCATTGAAAGTGATGTCCTAAAAGAAGATGATAGACCTACAAAGATTCTGGAGGCATATCCATGTTTCAAGGAGCTTCATCAT GTGATGGAGGAGCTGCGGTGGATCCAGGATATGGGAAACGGCAAATTCAGATGTCAAGTACAGGACAGATGGGAAGACTTCTGCTCACTAGTGCAGTTTTACAGAGTTTGGAAAAAAGTGTTGAAGCCTCCCATGAACTTAAGTGGAG TTGAACACAACGTTGCACTCTTCAGAGCACTCCCAACGCTTTTCCCATCTCCAACTTCACCCCTTAAGAAACTGGCACATGCTAGTGAAGCATTGCTGCATGTTCTAGAG ccAACAGATGATCCTGCCAAATACCTGGAGAAGAGATCTTTCTCCAGCCCGGTGTTGCTCTTTGATGGGTCCTGCTGTCTCGTGGCAAGTGGAGAAACTCCCATCACCACCTTTGCCAAAGAAGATCTTGGCCATAGGTTGTTTTATCTGTTGGCTTACCACTACACCTTCCATCTTACCCATCCCAAGTTTGTGGCAACCCTACTTTGTCAGTCAGACAGAAATATTGAAGGACAATATTCACGAGCGGGACACCACAAGTTCATAAAAAAAGTATCGGCAGAGTGA